A part of Marinihelvus fidelis genomic DNA contains:
- a CDS encoding type II toxin-antitoxin system HipA family toxin encodes MATSVSVLNVLLHGEPVATLTRVDGDRTLFAFYDHYINDPKRPTLSLGFKDRLGELITALRPVQTRIQPFLSNLLPEGPMRGYLAEQSGVSPEREFFLLWALGEDLPGAVTVESATGEAWPPARDNASGPHTGDERQTALRFSLAGVQLKFSAVENTENKGLTIPARGIGGSWIVKLPSHQFTGAPENEFSMLTLARLIGMDVPATRLVDVDTITNLPTGAGTPKGQALAIKRFDRLPDGSKVHFEDFAQIFGVYPADKYARASAMNIATVIGAEGNHQDIAEFVRRLTFNTLIGNADMHLKNWSMIYHDTRTATLAPAYDFVSTIPYMADESAALRVSRTRRFDEFTYDELAHMAARSRLPQKIVLDAARETTALFHETWNQEKHNLPLSREVISAIEAHLRKVPIAG; translated from the coding sequence ATGGCGACTAGCGTCTCCGTCCTCAATGTCCTGCTGCACGGCGAACCCGTCGCCACGCTGACGCGTGTCGATGGCGACCGCACACTGTTCGCGTTCTACGACCACTACATCAACGACCCAAAACGTCCGACACTGAGCCTGGGCTTCAAGGACAGACTCGGCGAGCTGATCACGGCGTTAAGGCCGGTGCAGACCCGCATCCAGCCCTTTCTGTCCAACCTGCTACCGGAAGGCCCCATGCGCGGCTACCTGGCCGAGCAGTCCGGTGTCAGCCCGGAACGGGAGTTCTTCCTGCTATGGGCCCTTGGCGAGGATCTGCCCGGCGCCGTGACGGTTGAATCCGCCACCGGTGAGGCGTGGCCACCAGCCCGCGACAACGCGTCGGGGCCGCATACAGGAGATGAACGCCAAACCGCCCTGCGATTCTCACTCGCCGGCGTGCAACTCAAGTTCTCCGCCGTCGAGAACACCGAGAACAAGGGACTGACCATTCCCGCCCGGGGCATCGGCGGCTCGTGGATCGTCAAGTTGCCGTCGCACCAATTTACCGGCGCCCCGGAGAACGAATTTTCGATGCTGACGCTCGCGCGGCTGATCGGAATGGACGTACCGGCCACCCGGCTGGTTGATGTCGACACCATCACGAACCTGCCCACCGGCGCCGGAACACCCAAAGGCCAGGCCCTGGCCATCAAGCGGTTCGACCGCTTGCCCGACGGCAGTAAAGTCCACTTCGAGGATTTCGCCCAGATCTTCGGCGTTTACCCGGCCGACAAATACGCCCGGGCCAGCGCCATGAACATCGCCACGGTCATCGGCGCAGAAGGCAACCACCAGGACATCGCCGAGTTCGTCCGCCGCCTGACCTTCAACACCCTGATCGGCAACGCCGACATGCACCTGAAAAACTGGTCGATGATCTACCACGACACGCGCACCGCTACGCTGGCGCCAGCTTACGATTTCGTCTCGACCATCCCCTACATGGCAGACGAATCGGCCGCCCTTCGCGTAAGCCGCACCCGGCGATTCGACGAATTCACGTATGACGAACTCGCTCACATGGCCGCCCGCTCACGCCTGCCCCAGAAAATCGTGCTCGACGCCGCCCGCGAGACCACCGCGCTCTTCCACGAAACCTGGAACCAGGAGAAGCACAACCTGCCGTTGTCACGGGAGGTGATCAGCGCCATCGAAGCGCACCTGCGCAAAGTGCCGATTGCCGGGTAA